A stretch of Solenopsis invicta isolate M01_SB chromosome 9, UNIL_Sinv_3.0, whole genome shotgun sequence DNA encodes these proteins:
- the LOC105193464 gene encoding uncharacterized protein LOC105193464, with protein MWLPRMLLVVGCLLRCHVARSIAVPARATSQALLDENDITLRDDGDDDVTTEEPSLKKCIVDGKFYSHGQTIPSYDSNSHCLCVVGEVYCWWQNYNSNTASSLDPSSLRSTAAESNYTSSLGMSTDIVDGSEASGNFDSPANQQGHVEINATLATTMSSQPTTCLVMGREYRQGETLPHSTGNCVECSCGSEGRIECSPRDCVALRPETLVAPDKPEVPDSDFEVFNLARDWDIDENF; from the exons ATGTGGCTCCCGCGGATGCTGCTCGTCGTCGGCTGTCTGCTGCGCTGTCACGTCGCCCGCTCGATAGCCG TACCTGCGAGAGCGACAAGTCAGGCTTTATTGGACGAAAATGATATTACTCTTCGggacgacggcgatgacgacgtCACAACAGAAGAGCCGTCTCTCAAAAAGTGCATTGTAGACGGAAAGTTCTATTCTCACGGCCAGACG ATACCATCGTATGATTCGAATTCGCATTGCCTATGCGTCGTTGGCGAAGTTTACTGCTGGTGGCAAAATTATAATTCGAATACCGCCTCGTCGCTCGACCCGTCTTCCCTGCGATCGACCGCGGCGGAAAGCAATTACACTTCATCCCTGGGAATGAGCACGGACATTGTGGACGGCTCCGAGGCTTCCGGAAATTTTGACTCGCCAGCCAACCAACAAGGACACGTAGAAATTAACGCCACTCTTGCAACTACAATGTCTTCTCAACCAACCACTTGCCTCGTGATgg GAAGGGAGTATCGACAGGGTGAAACACTACCACACTCAACCGGGAACTGTGTCGAATGCAGTTGCGGCTCCGAAGGCCGCATCGAATGCTCGCCGAGAGATTGCGTGGCACTGCGACCCGAGACATTAGTCGCACCTGATAAGCCTGAGGTACCCGACAGCGATTTCGAAGTTTTCAACTTAGCCCGGGATTGGGATATCGACGAAAATTTCTAA
- the LOC105193466 gene encoding serine-threonine kinase receptor-associated protein isoform X1 has translation MASLRQTPLTCSGHTRPVVHLAFSDVTESGYYLISACKDGKPMLRQGDTGDWIGTFEGHKGAVWGVALNPQATRAATGAADFNAKVWDAITGEEVHSFQHNHIVKSVNFSTDSNHLCTGSNEKLVRIYDLNKPEATPQIFSGHTSGIRHVTFFDNNSALITCADDKTLRVWDRNSGQEVKRLDFPAIPSSMEVSKDGNIIITTHSNIVTFWDSKELTKIKECTVPTQVNSTSLHPDCTIFVCGGEDFKMYKFDYNTGAELESFKGHFGPVHCVRFSPDGELYASGSEDGTLRLWQTVVGKTYGLWRCIEQTPTIPENAVINNKQEVPAT, from the exons ATGGCTAGCCTGAGGCAGACACCGCTGACGTGCAGCGGCCACACGAGACCCGTGGTTCATCTCGCCTTCTCCGATGTCACCGAGTCCGGGTACTACCTCATCTCGGCGTGCAAAG ATGGCAAACCTATGTTGCGGCAAGGTGACACTGGTGATTGGATCGGTACATTTGAAGGACACAAAGGAGCAGTGTGGGGTGTAGCATTAAATCCACAGGCCACTCGAGCTGCGACCGGTGCAGCAGATTTTAATGCCAAAGTTTGGGATGCGATCACTGGAGAAGAAGTTCATTCTTTTCAACATAATCATATTGTCAAATCTGTCAACTTTAGTACCGATTCCAATCATCTGTGTACTGGTTCTAATGAAAAACTCGTGCGCATTTATGACCTTAATAAACCAGAAGCAACTCCACAg ATCTTTTCAGGTCATACGAGTGGTATTAGGCATGTTACTTTCTTCGACAATAATTCTGCTTTAATTACCTGTGCGGACGATAAGACACTTAGGGTGTGGGACCGAAATAGTGGACAAGAAGTTAAGAGACTAGACTTCCCTGCAATTCCAAGTTCCATGGAAGTGTCGAAAGATGGAAACATTATTATCACCACTCACTCTAATATTGTTACCTTTTGGGATAGCAAAGA attAACCAAGATAAAAGAATGTACAGTTCCAACTCAAGTTAATAGTACTAGTTTACATCCAGATTGTACTATTTTTGTTTGTGGGGGGGAGGACTTCAAAATGTACAAGTTTGACTACAACACAGGAGCGGAATTag AATCATTCAAGGGACATTTTGGGCCTGTACACTGCGTACGCTTTTCACCAGATGGTGAATTGTACGCTAGCGGATCCGAGGATGGTACCTTGAGACTGTGGCAGACTGTAGTCGGCAAAACATATGGTCTTTGGCGCTGTATAGAACAGACGCCTACAATACCAGAGAATGCCgtgattaataataaacaagaaGTTCCTGCCACTTAA
- the LOC105193465 gene encoding uncharacterized protein LOC105193465, which translates to MVTVGWLRGSLVLLCILVIVVPALLSTVSQFDISEYVYGIDHDLQARTRSAIEAERFAYRSRANRIQSINATCRVRSERPCPPSKYRTPSGVCNNVRHPAWGARGSPFLKLLPSEYSDGISRPRQSVGTHSLPAPSDIVSHVLQSSPKIRSHEGLTSLSGVWSELVLQDIAATVRSAGPEDKCCSGVHQHPECYEMRDERFGCRAYWRSVPSLTVHGCQFETREQMNGVSAYLDGSGIYGATDDKLHLLRTYDDGRVNLSSCELCSGNDWNTLGLLHRVFLREHNRVAEKLAEANVHWDDTKLFLEARRIVVAQLQHVTLNEYVPAILREVAQVDHELRPLANGFYAGYSSSNKAGTYQAVALAALRILVWTRADKMSDLESHVTTSANGISLAAAPDAAAWAMHVARDHGVPGYIKFLADCLGENVRIENFTDLVQVMSLENAQLLSTIYANVEDVDLLVGGILETPTTGVAVGPTFECLLKKQFVTIRNSDRFWYENDIPPSGLTPTQLFEIRKVSLASILCANTNIRRIQPRVFIRQDQYLNSRINCEQYESLNIAAWTEDPLPLPVMQYNSVNTSTDEPTQLLPEISPEVLAAAVKRAEEELIERKQLEYNAWLEQRVADPKSAAGTAASFSKANKDALLLANSSIMYELATNEILNGAHGLRRRRRQVFENTENVLGFPNTNEFSDLLQNVDISGFLNHHHKPTNHEEVECPVDNSACDPTTPYRTLSGHCNNLRNPTLGKSLTTFARLLPPAYEDGVSKPRSTSVTGAPLPNPRVISTVIHPDISNLHNRYTLMVMQFAQFLDHDLTMTPIHKGFAESIPSCRSCDSPRTVHPECNPFPVPPGDHFYPTVNVSSGARMCFPSMRSLPGQQHLGPREQVNQNTGFLDASVVYGENSCICNILRGFNGRMNITSNPRRGRDLLPQSRTHPECKARSGLCFIGGDGRASEQPALAVMHTMWIREHNRVMEGLRQVNAHWDGEKLFQETRRIISAMLQHITYNEFLPRILGWNAVSLYGLKLLPQGYYKEYSPTCNPSVLNEFATAAFRIGHSLLRPHLPRMDRNYQNIDPPILLRDGFFNPDMLYQENMIDEMIRGLITTPMETLDQFITGEVTNHLFEQRGIPHSGVDLIALNIHRARDHGLPSYNHYRALCNLKKATSFEDLSREMAPEVIARMKRIYASVDDIDLFDIDLFPGGMSERPLQGGLVGPTFACIIAIQFRQSRKCDRFWYETDDPNIRFNEHQMSEVRKTTLAKVMCENMDHQTDMQRAAFDLPSNFLNPRVPCGSMPHMDFAAWRETRHGCQIGGRNVAVGESGFPTPCTSCVCTNEGTQCASLRVTDCNQLLREASREAILRDDVCTAQCGFVLAASESNARLQQFTTPSGSGFSGFPPHTNNLRSSPTPTSFNGFKLPDLSQFIG; encoded by the exons GCATCTCGAGACCACGTCAATCGGTGGGTACTCACAGTCTACCTGCGCCAAGCGACATCGTCTCCCATGTTCTGCAATCCTCCCCTAAAATAAGAAGTCACGAGGGTTTGACTAGCCTCTCCGGTGTGTGGTCGGAGCTGGTGTTGCAGGATATCGCCGCTACAGTGCGTTCCGCGGGTCCCGAGGATAAATGCTGCTCCGGTGTGCATCAGCATCCGGAGTGCTACGAGATGCGCGACGAAAGATTCGGCTGCAGAGCCTACTGGCGATCGGTGCCGAGTTTAACGGTGCACGGCTGCCAATTCGAAACGAGGGAGCAAATGAACGGCGTCTCGGCGTACTTAGACGGCTCCGGTATTTACGGTGCCACCGACGACAAGCTGCATCTGCTCAGGACCTATGACGACGGCAGAGTCAACTTGAGTTCCTGCGAATTGTGCAGTGGGAACGATTGGAACACGCTCGGCCTGTTGCATCGGGTTTTTTTACGCGAGCATAATCGCGTGGCGGAAAAACTGGCGGAGGCGAACGTGCACTGGGATGACACAAAGCTCTTTTTAGAGGCACGCCGCATCGTCGTCGCGCAGCTTCAGCACGTCACCCTCAACGAATACGTGCCGGCGATATTGCGAGAAGTCGCACAGGTCGACCACGAGCTCAGACCACTCGCAAACGGCTTCTACGCTGGCTACTCTTCGTCCAACAAAGCGGGTACCTATCAAGCAGTTGCACTGGCAGCTCTGCGTATTCTCGTTTGGACGCGTGCTGATAAAATGAGCGACCTGGAAAGTCACGTTACCACTTCCGCCAATGGTATCAGTCTCGCAGCCGCCCCGGACGCGGCTGCCTGGGCCATGCACGTTGCGCGAGATCACGGAGTGCCTGGATACATCAAGTTCCTAGCTGACTGTTTAGGAGAGAACGTTAGA ATCGAAAACTTTACGGATCTGGTACAAGTAATGTCACTTGAGAACGCACAGCTGCTAAGTACGATTTACGCGAATGTGGAGGATGTGGATCTTCTTGTGGGTGGTATTCTGGAGACTCCGACCACAGGCGTCGCTGTGGGACCAACGTTTGAGTGTCTTCTTAAGAAGCAATTTGTGACAATACGGAATTCCGATCGCTTCTGGTACGAGAACGACATCCCTCCATCAGGACTGACACCGACACAGTTGTTCGAGATCAGAAAGGTGTCTCTCGCCAGTATTCTGTGCGCCAACACCAACATCCGCAGGATCCAACCGAGAGTATTCATCCGACAGGACCAATATCTGAACAGCAGAATCAATTGCGAACAGTACGAATCCCTGAACATCGCGGCATGGACCGAGGACCCGTTGCCACTTCCTGTAATGCAATATAACTCGGTAAACACAAGTACGGACGAACCGACGCAGCTTCTGCCGGAGATCAGTCCCGAGGTGCTCGCTGCCGCCGTGAAGAGAGCGGAGGAGGAGCTGATCGAGCGAAAGCAATTGGAGTATAATGCCTGGTTGGAGCAAAGAGTTGCTGACCCAAAATCGGCTGCCGGTACCGCGGCCAGTTTCTCTAAAGCCAACAAGGACGCTCTACTACTCGCCAATTCGTCCATCATGTACGAATTGGCTACAAATGAAATTCTGAATGGCGCACACGGTCTTCGACGTAGGAGACGTCAGGTCTTCGAGAATACGGAAAACGTCCTAGGATTCCCTAACACGAACGAGTTCTCCGATCTTCTACAGAATGTCGATATCTCCGGCTTCCTGAATCACCATCACAAGCCAACGAATCACGAGGAGGTCGAGTGTCCCGTAGATAATTCCGCATGCGATCCAACTACGCCCTACCGGACTCTGTCAGGTCATTGCAACAATCTGCGCAATCCCACTCTTGGCAAGTCGCTGACAACTTTCGCCCGTCTGTTGCCGCCTGCTTACGAAGACGGCGTTTCCAAACCGAGAAGCACTTCCGTTACCGGTGCCCCGTTGCCGAACCCCCGTGTTATCTCTACTGTGATTCATCCCGACATATCGAATTTGCACAATCGCTATACGCTGATGGTGATGCAGTTTGCGCAATTCCTGGATCATGACCTGACGATGACACCCATACATAAAGGCTTTGCGGAGTCGATTCCCAGCTGTCGATCGTGCGACTCGCCACGCACCGTTCATCCCGAGTGCAATCCGTTCCCCGTGCCGCCGGGCGACCACTTTTATCCCACTGTGAACGTCTCGTCGGGTGCACGAATGTGCTTTCCGTCGATGAGATCGTTGCCTGGCCAGCAACATCTAGGTCCGCGCGAACAGGTCAATCAGAATACCGGTTTCCTGGATGCGTCGGTGGTCTACGGTGAGAACTCGTGTATCTGCAATATATTGCGCGGCTTCAATGGCCGCATGAACATCACGTCAAACCCACGTCGCGGCAGAGATCTATTGCCGCAATCGCGAACGCACCCGGAGTGCAAGGCGCGATCGGGATTGTGCTTCATCGGTGGTGATGGCCGCGCTTCGGAGCAACCGGCACTGGCAGTTATGCACACTATGTGGATACGCGAGCACAATCGTGTGATGGAAGGTTTGCGGCAG gTGAATGCCCATTGGGATGGGGAGAAGCTATTCCAAGAGACACGACGCATCATTAGCGCAATGCTGCAACACATCACGTACAACGAGTTTCTGCCGAGGATTCTTGGCTGGAACGCCGTCAGCCTGTATGGTCTCAAGCTGTTGCCCCAAGGCTACTACAAGGAATACTCGCCCACCTGCAATCCTAGTGTGCTCAACGAGTTCGCCACCGCGGCCTTCCGTATCGGCCATTCCTTGTTGCGACCTCACTTGCCGCGTATGGATCGCAACTATCAGAACATCGATCCTCCTATCTTGCTGCGTGATGGCTTCTTCAATCCGGACATGCTTTATCAGGAAAACATGATTGACGAGATGATACGTGGTCTAATAACCACACCGATGGAGACGTTGGATCAGTTTATCACCGGCGAGGTGACCAATCACTTATTCGAGCAACGTGGTATTCCGCACTCCGGCGTGGATTTGATAGCTCTGAACATTCATCGGGCGCGTGACCATGGATTGCCATCATATAATCACTACAGAGCGCTCTGTAATTTGAAAAAGGCCACCTCCTTTGAGGATTTATCCAGAGAAATGGCGCCGGAAGTGATAGCTCGTATGAAACGTATATACGCCTCCGTGGACGACATCGATCTCTTCGACATCGATCTCTTCCCGGGCGGCATGAGCGAGCGACCGCTTCAGGGTGGCTTGGTCGGACCCACCTTCGCCTGTATCATCGCTATCCAGTTCAGACAGTCGAGGAAGTGCGATCGTTTCTGGTACGAAACTGACGATCCAAACATCCGCTTTAATGAGCACCAGATGTCAGAGGTTCGCAAGACCACGTTAGCCAAGGTGATGTGCGAGAACATGGACCACCAGACGGACATGCAGAGAGCGGCGTTTGATCTACCCAGTAATTTCTTAAATCCACGTGTACCATGCGGTTCTATGCCCCATATGGACTTTGCCGCCTGGCGAGAGACCAGACATGGCTGTCAGATCGGCGGGAGAAACGTCGCGGTCGGCGAGTCTGGCTTCCCTACGCCTTGCACTAGCTGCGTTTGCACTAACGAAGGC ACACAATGCGCTTCATTGAGAGTCACGGACTGCAATCAACTTCTACGAGAGGCTTCTCGAGAAGCGATTTTGCGGGACGATGTATGCACCGCTCAATGCGGTTTCGTGCTGGCAGCCTCTGAGAGTAACGCGAGGCTACAACAGTTTACTACGCCTAGCGGCTCGGGTTTCTCCGGTTTCCCGCCACATACGAACAATCTGAGAAGTTCGCCGACGCCAACCTCGTTCAACGGTTTCAAGCTGCCCGACCTTTCGCAATTCATTGGCTGA
- the LOC105193463 gene encoding cytosolic endo-beta-N-acetylglucosaminidase isoform X1 — translation MECNDSVSEISRMASGAKARELLPFNTLTELYNALDNGLTELPLIYIAESVDYVYRGSDIIAQKVPLERVDRADQPRTLVCHDMKGGYLEDRFLQGSTSHDSYVFYHWSIVDTFVYFSHHFVTIPPCGWITAAHQHGVKVLGTVITEGSNNTWDTILASQENARRFADALVLIAKSYQFEGWLLNVENKIKQEDIDNLIYFVKYLTESIHNEIEDSEIIWYDSVTNKGELNWQNELNDKNKEFFLNCDGIFLNYTWTELRLSNSCLFAKELGRDIKDIYVGLDVWGRGCPGGGGFNSAYALNLIREQGLSVAIFAPGWTHEYFGPSTFLILEDLFWAQLFPYLYIHVPIFEDDTFKTSFCRGAGICYYYNGEEHFEPYIINGESTPENKAFYNLRMQQLQLAIPVPHLQFTQSKLRILNDVEDKNIENEKQSSNEHNKSKDAKKKETRIERIYENKKSIIRVCDNIVQFEKKLSAVDVNTFEFCNQFSYNGGGCLKLITKDHRLYHRLFLVHIDLKQDIQATIVYAEPEMTSWRNEFNKDPILILGNNGNLKSVLPYDFVRVNAKWRKCIYLTNLRTVDEIGVSFRTECDCYLGEIVLEKRSHRFDNSDSEYVASRISDYHVQQFVSDSS, via the exons ATGGAATGCAACGACAGTGTATCAGAAATTAGCAGGATGGCAAGCGGTGCTAAAGCAAGAGAACTACTGCCCTTTAACACACTGACAGAGTTATATAATGCTCTGGACAATGGACTAACAGAATTACCATTGATATATATTGCGGAGTCAGTGGATTATGTTTACCGAGGCTCAGATATCATCGCACAGAAAGTTCCACTGGAAAGGGTGGATAGGGCTGATCAGCCCAGGACATTGGTCTGTCATGATATGAAAGGTGGTTATCTCGAAGACag ATTCTTACAGGGTTCTACCTCTCACGATTCTTATGTGTTTTACCACTGGAGTATCGTTGATACATTTGTTTACTTCAGTCACCATTTCGTGACTATTCCACCTTGTGGCTGGATCACTGCGGCTCATCAGCACGGTGTAAAAGTCCTGGGTACAGTGATCACAGAAGGAAGTAACAATACTTGGGACACGATTCTTGCGTCGCAAGAGAACGCGAGAAGATTCGCAGATGCTCTAGTATTGATTGCAAAAAGTTACCAGTTTGAGGGCTGGCTTCTGAATGTTGAAAATAAGATCAAGCAGGAAGATATTGATAATTTGATTTACTTCGTTAAGTATCTAACAGAGAGTATTCACAATGAGATTGAAGATTCTGAAATCATCTGGTATGACAGCGTTACTAATAAGGGTGAATTAAATTGGCAGAACGAACTCAATGataaaaacaa agaaTTTTTCTTGAACTGCGATGgtatattcttaaattataccTGGACGGAATTGCGACTGAGCAATAGTTGTCTATTTGCAAAGGAATTAGGTCgcgatattaaagatatttatgttGGATTAGATGTTTGGGGAAGAGGCTGTCCTGGCGGAGGCGGCTTTAACTCcgcatat gcGCTAAATTTGATACGGGAACAAGGGCTCTCAGTAGCAATCTTCGCTCCTGGATGGACACACGAGTATTTTGGTCCAagcacttttttaattttagaagatTTATTTTGGGCTCAATTGTTCccttatttatacatacatgtaccTATTTTTGAGGATGACACATTTAAAACTTCTTTCTGTCGAGGTGCTGGTATCTGCTATTATTATAATGGCGAG GAACATTTTGAACCGTATATCATAAATGGCGAAAGCACACCCGAGAATAAAGCTTTTTATAATTTGCGAATGCAACAACTGCAGTTGGCAATCCCTGTGCCACATCTACAATTTACGCAATCGAAACTACGAATTCTTAATGATgttgaagataaaaatattgaaaatgaaaaacaaagtaGTAATGAACATAACAAAAGTAAGGATGCTAAAAAGAAAGAAACCCGAATAGAacgtatttatgaaaataagaaGAGCATTATACGAGTATGTGATAATATCGTCCagtttgaaaagaaattatctGCCGTCGATGTTAATACTTTTGAGTTTTGCAATCAATTTTCTTACAATGGCGGTGGATGTTTAAAGTTAATTACCAAAGATCATAGATTGTATCACAG attATTCTTGGTTCACATCGATTTGAAGCAAGATATACAGGCAACCATCGTTTATGCAGAACCCGAAATGACTTCTTGGCGAAACGAATTTAACAAAGATCCCATTCTGATTTTGGGTAATAATGGTAATTTAAAATCAGTCTTACCGTATGACTTTGTCAGAGTAAACGCCAAATGGAGAAAATG CATATATCTGACAAACTTAAGGACCGTAGATGAGATCGGCGTGTCTTTCCGGACAGAATGCGATTGTTACTTAGGCGAGATCGTTTTGGAGAAAAGGAGTCATCGTTTTG
- the LOC105193463 gene encoding cytosolic endo-beta-N-acetylglucosaminidase isoform X2: protein MECNDSVSEISRMASGAKARELLPFNTLTELYNALDNGLTELPLIYIAESVDYVYRGSDIIAQKVPLERVDRADQPRTLVCHDMKGGYLEDRFLQGSTSHDSYVFYHWSIVDTFVYFSHHFVTIPPCGWITAAHQHGVKVLGTVITEGSNNTWDTILASQENARRFADALVLIAKSYQFEGWLLNVENKIKQEDIDNLIYFVKYLTESIHNEIEDSEIIWYDSVTNKGELNWQNELNDKNKEFFLNCDGIFLNYTWTELRLSNSCLFAKELGRDIKDIYVGLDVWGRGCPGGGGFNSAYALNLIREQGLSVAIFAPGWTHEYFGPSTFLILEDLFWAQLFPYLYIHVPIFEDDTFKTSFCRGAGICYYYNGEEHFEPYIINGESTPENKAFYNLRMQQLQLAIPVPHLQFTQSKLRILNDVEDKNIENEKQSSNEHNKSKDAKKKETRIERIYENKKSIIRVCDNIVQFEKKLSAVDVNTFEFCNQFSYNGGGCLKLITKDHRLYHRLFLVHIDLKQDIQATIVYAEPEMTSWRNEFNKDPILILGNNGNLKSVLPYDFVRVNAKWRKCIYLTNLRTVDEIGVSFRTECDCYLGEIVLEKRSHRFDYVIRDK from the exons ATGGAATGCAACGACAGTGTATCAGAAATTAGCAGGATGGCAAGCGGTGCTAAAGCAAGAGAACTACTGCCCTTTAACACACTGACAGAGTTATATAATGCTCTGGACAATGGACTAACAGAATTACCATTGATATATATTGCGGAGTCAGTGGATTATGTTTACCGAGGCTCAGATATCATCGCACAGAAAGTTCCACTGGAAAGGGTGGATAGGGCTGATCAGCCCAGGACATTGGTCTGTCATGATATGAAAGGTGGTTATCTCGAAGACag ATTCTTACAGGGTTCTACCTCTCACGATTCTTATGTGTTTTACCACTGGAGTATCGTTGATACATTTGTTTACTTCAGTCACCATTTCGTGACTATTCCACCTTGTGGCTGGATCACTGCGGCTCATCAGCACGGTGTAAAAGTCCTGGGTACAGTGATCACAGAAGGAAGTAACAATACTTGGGACACGATTCTTGCGTCGCAAGAGAACGCGAGAAGATTCGCAGATGCTCTAGTATTGATTGCAAAAAGTTACCAGTTTGAGGGCTGGCTTCTGAATGTTGAAAATAAGATCAAGCAGGAAGATATTGATAATTTGATTTACTTCGTTAAGTATCTAACAGAGAGTATTCACAATGAGATTGAAGATTCTGAAATCATCTGGTATGACAGCGTTACTAATAAGGGTGAATTAAATTGGCAGAACGAACTCAATGataaaaacaa agaaTTTTTCTTGAACTGCGATGgtatattcttaaattataccTGGACGGAATTGCGACTGAGCAATAGTTGTCTATTTGCAAAGGAATTAGGTCgcgatattaaagatatttatgttGGATTAGATGTTTGGGGAAGAGGCTGTCCTGGCGGAGGCGGCTTTAACTCcgcatat gcGCTAAATTTGATACGGGAACAAGGGCTCTCAGTAGCAATCTTCGCTCCTGGATGGACACACGAGTATTTTGGTCCAagcacttttttaattttagaagatTTATTTTGGGCTCAATTGTTCccttatttatacatacatgtaccTATTTTTGAGGATGACACATTTAAAACTTCTTTCTGTCGAGGTGCTGGTATCTGCTATTATTATAATGGCGAG GAACATTTTGAACCGTATATCATAAATGGCGAAAGCACACCCGAGAATAAAGCTTTTTATAATTTGCGAATGCAACAACTGCAGTTGGCAATCCCTGTGCCACATCTACAATTTACGCAATCGAAACTACGAATTCTTAATGATgttgaagataaaaatattgaaaatgaaaaacaaagtaGTAATGAACATAACAAAAGTAAGGATGCTAAAAAGAAAGAAACCCGAATAGAacgtatttatgaaaataagaaGAGCATTATACGAGTATGTGATAATATCGTCCagtttgaaaagaaattatctGCCGTCGATGTTAATACTTTTGAGTTTTGCAATCAATTTTCTTACAATGGCGGTGGATGTTTAAAGTTAATTACCAAAGATCATAGATTGTATCACAG attATTCTTGGTTCACATCGATTTGAAGCAAGATATACAGGCAACCATCGTTTATGCAGAACCCGAAATGACTTCTTGGCGAAACGAATTTAACAAAGATCCCATTCTGATTTTGGGTAATAATGGTAATTTAAAATCAGTCTTACCGTATGACTTTGTCAGAGTAAACGCCAAATGGAGAAAATG CATATATCTGACAAACTTAAGGACCGTAGATGAGATCGGCGTGTCTTTCCGGACAGAATGCGATTGTTACTTAGGCGAGATCGTTTTGGAGAAAAGGAGTCATCGTTTTG atTACGTTATCAGAGACAAATGA
- the LOC105193466 gene encoding serine-threonine kinase receptor-associated protein isoform X2 gives MLRQGDTGDWIGTFEGHKGAVWGVALNPQATRAATGAADFNAKVWDAITGEEVHSFQHNHIVKSVNFSTDSNHLCTGSNEKLVRIYDLNKPEATPQIFSGHTSGIRHVTFFDNNSALITCADDKTLRVWDRNSGQEVKRLDFPAIPSSMEVSKDGNIIITTHSNIVTFWDSKELTKIKECTVPTQVNSTSLHPDCTIFVCGGEDFKMYKFDYNTGAELESFKGHFGPVHCVRFSPDGELYASGSEDGTLRLWQTVVGKTYGLWRCIEQTPTIPENAVINNKQEVPAT, from the exons ATGTTGCGGCAAGGTGACACTGGTGATTGGATCGGTACATTTGAAGGACACAAAGGAGCAGTGTGGGGTGTAGCATTAAATCCACAGGCCACTCGAGCTGCGACCGGTGCAGCAGATTTTAATGCCAAAGTTTGGGATGCGATCACTGGAGAAGAAGTTCATTCTTTTCAACATAATCATATTGTCAAATCTGTCAACTTTAGTACCGATTCCAATCATCTGTGTACTGGTTCTAATGAAAAACTCGTGCGCATTTATGACCTTAATAAACCAGAAGCAACTCCACAg ATCTTTTCAGGTCATACGAGTGGTATTAGGCATGTTACTTTCTTCGACAATAATTCTGCTTTAATTACCTGTGCGGACGATAAGACACTTAGGGTGTGGGACCGAAATAGTGGACAAGAAGTTAAGAGACTAGACTTCCCTGCAATTCCAAGTTCCATGGAAGTGTCGAAAGATGGAAACATTATTATCACCACTCACTCTAATATTGTTACCTTTTGGGATAGCAAAGA attAACCAAGATAAAAGAATGTACAGTTCCAACTCAAGTTAATAGTACTAGTTTACATCCAGATTGTACTATTTTTGTTTGTGGGGGGGAGGACTTCAAAATGTACAAGTTTGACTACAACACAGGAGCGGAATTag AATCATTCAAGGGACATTTTGGGCCTGTACACTGCGTACGCTTTTCACCAGATGGTGAATTGTACGCTAGCGGATCCGAGGATGGTACCTTGAGACTGTGGCAGACTGTAGTCGGCAAAACATATGGTCTTTGGCGCTGTATAGAACAGACGCCTACAATACCAGAGAATGCCgtgattaataataaacaagaaGTTCCTGCCACTTAA